A region from the Silene latifolia isolate original U9 population chromosome 7, ASM4854445v1, whole genome shotgun sequence genome encodes:
- the LOC141590178 gene encoding uncharacterized protein LOC141590178, producing MVLKRARVSESESESDREMSSEENEFLNEVSEEDEELGADDGSYEDGSGSESGEGESSGEDEEEEDDEDGDGDEDEDEDGEGREFVIPKDDEMEELEKEYRDLQNREEKLVHTLKRHKDEDVVKGQSYQEPKGSLGQGP from the exons ATGGTACTGAAGCGAGCTCGGGTAAGCGAAAGCGAAAGCGAAAGCGATAGGGAGATGAGTTCTGAAGAAAACGAGTTTTTGAATGAG GTTAGTGAAGAAGATGAGGAATTAGGTGCCGATGATGGTAGTTACGAGGACGGGAGCGGTAGCGAAAGCGGTGAGGGTGAAAGTAGTggggaagacgaagaagaagaagatgatgaggatggGGACGGGGACGAGGACGAGGATGAGGATGGCGAGGGTAGGGAATTTGTGATACCGAAAGACGATGAGATGGAGGAACTTGAGAAAGAGTATCGGGATCTTCAAAATAGGGAgga GAAACTGGTACATACTCTCAAGCGGCACAAGGATGAAGACGTTGTCAAGGGACAAAGCTATCAAGAGCCGAAAG GCTCTTTGGGACAAGGCCCTTGA